One part of the Paramormyrops kingsleyae isolate MSU_618 chromosome 2, PKINGS_0.4, whole genome shotgun sequence genome encodes these proteins:
- the LOC111856828 gene encoding uncharacterized protein, whose protein sequence is MSKPTMLRVMIKHDARKLSLPFGIPDSVEELERAVKEELNVPDSFVLHYLDTEFGDFFSLTSTATLKDKDTIKVVFVESVFITLTAIDCPQNISTSSSDVLSTVSSVNSSDVSSVQHESSDDTVLLSPLRSQGLRSQHWPAHFDIPEFPYDTELTLQTGNDEFLKNGVLLNNHSVRSQISDTLVKKIFQYCAYPSSNQVCAVAQALIEKYPCLREPGSLSGYDGWLSRLKNKMATYRKKLKQLGCPELAVNSSQNKRPAAIKKPRKAELNYLPPLPSDENKQTLERLRIELLSDIKVRDNRKAVSEKMARTFSSRRQEIVEDSPPVHDLLQRWPALFDVTQVKEEFRRLTAIDLESQLYSNLDKYTDRLLSLYHSKGGNAARKMQDLLILLDQDAGVDNRRDVVIRGLMVHFSENVEHLITHYQDTHGDLNPDDLKNHTLKIVTKGGSADGSPLEAGIVLEGTQVMAGLQSVPNACVILLGLMYVINLSYPKPLRYTFEFFQKVLLELDSGKLSPKMLSLKNNLLA, encoded by the exons ATGTCTAAACCAACAATGTTACGAGTGATGATTAAACATGATGCACGTAAACTGAGCCTACCTTTTGGGATTCCTGATTCAGTTGAAGAACTTGAGAGGGCAGTGAAAGAGGAATTAAATGTACCTGACAGCTTTGTTCTGCATTACCTGGATACAGAATTTGGAGATTTTTTTTCGTTGACTTCTACAGCCACTTTGAAGGACAAAGATACCATTAAGGTGGTTTTTGTAGAGTCTGTGTTTATTACTTTAACAGCAATAGACTGCCCTCAAAATATCTCTACTTCATCTTCAGATGTCCTGTCAACTGTGTCTTCAGTCAATTCATCAGATGTCTCATCTGTTCAGCATGAATCATCAGATGATACAGTGTTGCTATCCCCTCTGAGGAGTCAAGGGTTGCGTTCACAACACTGGCCAGCTCACTTTGACATTCCTGAATTTCCATATGACACAGAGCTGACTCTGCAGACAGGAAATGATGAGTTCCTTAAAAATGGGGTTCTTTTAAACAATCACAGTGTGAGGTCTCAGATTTCTGACACACTAGTCAAAAAAATATTCCAGTACTGTGCATACCCCTCCAGCAATCAGGTATGTGCAGTTGCACAGGCCTTAATTGAAAAGTATCCATGCTTGAGGGAGCCTGGGTCATTGTCTGGGTATGATGGTTGGTTATCCAGATTGAAGAATAAAATGGCCACCTATAGAAAGAAACTAAAACAGCTTGGATGCCCTGAATTGGCTGTTAACTCCTCACAAAACAAGAGGCCTGCTGCAATAAAAAAGCCACGTAAAGCTGAGTTGAACTACCTTCCCCCTCTCCCATCTGATGAAAACAAACAGACTTTGGAGAGACTGAGAATAGAGCTTCTCAGTGACATCAAGGTTCGAGACAATCGGAAAGCTGTTAGTGAGAAGATGGCCAGAACCTTTTCCTCTCGCAGACAGGAAATAGTTGAGGACAGCCCTCCTGTACACGACCTGTTGCAGAGATGGCCAGCCCTTTTTGATGTCACTCAG GTAAAAGAAGAATTCAGAAGGTTGACAGCCATTGATTTGGAATCACAGTTGTATTCTAACCTAGACAAATACACAGATAGACTCCTCAGTTTATACCACTCCAAGGGAGGGAATGCTGCACGTAAAATGCAGGACTTGTTGATCCTGCTGGACCAG GATGCTGGTGTGGACAACCGTAGAGATGTAGTGATTCGTGGCTTGATGGTACACTTCTCTGAAAATGTTGAGCACCTCATTACACATTACCAG GATACTCATGGCGACCTGAACCCGGATGACCTGAAAAACCACACTCTTAAAATTGTAACCAAAGGGGGCTCTGCAGATGGCAGTCCGTTAGAGGCAGGGATTGTTTTGGAGGGGACACAGGTGATGGCAGGATTACAAAGTGTCCCAAATGCATGTGTCATCCTTCTTGGCCTGATGTATGTGATTAATCTGAGCTATCCCAAGCCACTGAGATACACATTTGAATTCTTCCAAAAAGTTCTACTAGAACTCGACAGTGGGAAACTGTCCCCAAAGATGCTGTCTTTAAAGAACAATCTGTTGGCATAA